In one Cervus elaphus chromosome 9, mCerEla1.1, whole genome shotgun sequence genomic region, the following are encoded:
- the LOC122700733 gene encoding uncharacterized protein LOC122700733: protein MVGAAFYRKENVCWEGWPGLHPPHLDLRLPDPWHVSPRLAQVFQPGLEDQSPESPSSAASQALPTPPQEPPAGPASVQRPPGVPPARSARRSPRGDRERSCAYLAGCGLRLRLTRSRLGTPHGAPLAPTAAAQALDTATFIFLNALGKKAKAKTAERRARVRGERGARAGSQRLGLQASGLRSAVPAASRLEPRPPETLSQPLAHVAAAQRSLARYEARGASVPWRRFPHLPFVSAPAGASRLQAGPKPDCPRRFVGFWPEQAGAGLSGREPVTEGSPLEALRELERVSLADPRGPALPSPDMRTGPSAELGAPARLQPGPDREVPGSSSWVSGELKVSDACEMRNASFDKEN from the coding sequence ATGGTCGGGGCGGCattctacagaaaagaaaatgtgtgctGGGAGGGGTGGCCTGGCTTGCACCCGCCCCACCTCGACCTCAGGCTGCCAGATCCTTGGCACGTTAGCCCGAGACTCGCCCAGGTCTTCCAGCCCGGCCTGGAGGACCAGAGCCCCGAAAGCCCCAGTAGTGCCGCATCTCAAGCCCTCCCAACCCCGCCGCAGGAACCCCCAGCCGGGCCTGCCAGCGTCCAACGGCCGCCTGGCGTCCCGCCCGCGCGGTCCGCAAGGAGGAGCCCGCGAGGCGACCGCGAAAGGAGCTGCGCTTACCTCGCCGGGTGCGGGCTGAGGCTCCGGCTCACCCGCTCCAGGCTGGGCACCCCGCACGGTGCGCCCCTCGCCCCGACGGCTGCCGCGCAGGCTCTGGACACTGCCACTTTCATTTTCCTCAACGCTCTCGGCAAGAAAGCGAAAGCGAAAACGGCCGAGAGGCGGGCCCGAGTGCGCGGAGAACGCGGGGCGCGGGCCGGCAGCCAGAGGCTGGGGCTCCAGGCCTCGGGTCTGCGCTCGGCGGTCCCGGCGGCGTCCCGGCTGGAGCCGCGTCCACCTGAGACGCTAAGCCAGCCCTTGGCGCACGTCGCGGCGGCGCAGCGTTCCCTCGCCCGCTACGAGGCCCGCGGCGCCTCGGTCCCGTGGCGCCGTTTCCCTCATCTGCCTTTCGTTTCAGCGCCCGCCGGGGCCTCGCGGCTGCAGGCCGGCCCGAAACCTGACTGCCCGCGGCGCTTCGTGGGTTTCTGGCCTGAGCAGGCGGGTGCCGGCCTCAGTGGCCGGGAGCCTGTCACTGAGGGGTCCCCGTTGGAGGCGCTGAGGGAACTGGAGCGGGTTTCGCTCGCAGACCCCAGGGGTCCGGCGCTCCCCAGCCCAGACATGCGCACTGGTCCCTCGGCTGAGCTGGGGGCACCAGCAAGGCTACAGCCGGGTCCTGACCGTGAGGTACCAGGCTCTTCATCCTGGGTCAGCGGAGAACTAAAAGTCAGTGATGCCTGTGAGATGAGGAACGCTTCGTTTGATAAGGAAAACTGA